TATCTCTAAGGTAAAGCCTGGCCCCACTGCATCAGGGAACATTCTGGCACTGATCTCAGCGGGGCCAGGACATTGTTTCCTTCCCGTTTACGACATTCCAGAGTAGATTTATCTTTCTCTAGATGTCAATGAACAAATGAACTTTTCAAAATGAGAGGtaaaatggaacatttttaaCTGAACCGTGCTTCCTGGAGGCACAAGTAACATATTGGACACTTGTTACTCTATTATCATGAAGTTTCCTGGAAGGAAAAGAGCACTGAGCAAGTCAGTGACTCTGTGacaaaattaatgctttttaaaattcttttctacACACAGAATTAAATCTTCTTTTCGCTTTATGTGTTCTGTCTTCAGTTTATAATAAGAACTAAGCTTCCAAGCTAGTTATATTCTGCTAGTTCAAATAggctcttcctttccttcttccttggAAAATTACTGTAACAAACAACTTAATGGGATTCCTCTCTGTCTGTCTGAATTGTTTCCAAGTTAGCATTTCCTGTCTAGAAAGAGAAGATTTCTGGGAGGAGTGAAAGGACAGCCCAGATCAAACAATCTGACTCACCTCTCTAAAATGCTCTGtaaataaagcttttcagagaaaaactgaaCTTTATCATTCTTCACACAAAACTGGTacctttatttcttaaaattagaTATTCTTTGATAAGAATGTTATTATTTGTTAATATGGATTGCAGATTTATAATGTCCTTGAGCATGTAGCTGTGCTATAAATGTTTGCTAGTATAACAATTCACCTATACTGCCATATTACGCATAAGCCCCTCAAGACATGCTAATTTGCACTTAGACTCCATTCTGGATCAAGTTAAATAGTGTATTTGGCAGGGACATCCAGGTGTAGCTTAGGTACTGATGCCAGGGCCAAAACCCTATAtgtaatattatatatttaaaaaaaaatcataataactatgtatttttcaggaaaaaaaaagaaaagtataagTGGAATATAAACAAGAAGTTTAATGttggtgtgttttctttccctgcagcatTCAAATGCCTGGTTTTTTCCATTAAAGAGCTTTACAGTTACAGGAAATGAGCAGTAGAGCTAATTAAGAAGGCCTGCTGCAAAAGGTGATCAAGATCAGTGGTAAAGGCAGTGGTAAAGAAAATTCACCACCATGAAAGTTTTTAGTTTCACCATTATTACCTAAAGCTGCTGAGCATGTAGGGGTAAAATGGCTGGAATCTTTTTGCTCATCTATTCAGGCTGATAAGCAGCTGAAGTCATTCCAATGGACTCCTTTGTTATGCACAGGTAGCTCCAAAATGCTAATCACTTCCCAGATTTTAAAAGATACGGTCCTTGCCTTGAGAAACTAATTGactgaaagtaaatattttagtcTAGAGCTTGCTATAAGCTCCACTGAAAGATAAATTGTCAAGTGAGAGCTAATAAACTAAGCTGAATTTCTGATCAAAACTTCCATTCCTTTTTGTCTCTGATACTGCCAGGTACGAAGGTTTGTTATCATCATTCCAGCTGCCAAACGCCCTTAAGGTGTTTGGTAATAATTTGACATAGTATGTAGTACCTAGTACATCTTTGTGGATGCTTACTATTTTACACATGACTCTTCTTAATGAACAAAAACATATGAAAACTCCCATTGTGACagatgaatttatttaaatgtactTAAGCAACAGCAATaaagtgtatttaaaaacaaatctgctgAGGGTTACAACTATCAGCTTTTACACACAATTAGCAGATTTCAATAAGAGCACACAGCAAGACTCTTCTTCTATCAGTAGGGTTAAAAGACTGCCAGCGTTGCAAaggatttgttttgttaaaaccCTGATTCGCTTCCTTCATCCACAAATCCTAAAACGGGGGGATTCTGATCTCCTTCCCCGAATCTGACGCTGTTGCCTCTGTTTGTGTTAACGTACTTGTGTATCATGCTGTAATACTGCTCTTGCGAATTGAAGGTATACAAGAATGAAATCTTCTGCCAGTCTTCATTGCTGGGAGTCTGAAATGGTGCTGGGTCAGTGGCTTCAAAAAAGCAATTCATGTTTATTTCTGCCAGCCTGGCTGCGTGCTCTTTAGCCTTGATCTCAAAGAGCTCCTGTTCCTGTTTCGAGTAAATTTTCCAGAACTTGAGCTGAAGATAGCTAACTGGGGAGTAACAGCGGCTGACACATGTTGAGATCAGTGCCACAGTTGTGATGCTGGCTATCAGGAGCCATCCTATCAGCTTGGAAAAGAGATAGATGGGTTAATGGTGGTTTTGCGTGGTCATATGTAGGAGTATAGAACTTAACATTGAAGCAGACATGAAAATTGTAAGCAAAGACACCCTGGAGTGCCGGTAACAGTCTGCTCGCTGCAGAAAGAGAGGATCCCATGCACACGATTCAGCCAGCCTTACAGAGCTTCTGCACCCCTGAGCTGATCCTGCTGGTTTCAGGAtgaataccaaaaaaaaagagaaagttaagTTCTTTCCCCACTTATATCCacctttcttaattttaaaggcAAGATACTGACACGCAGTTTCTGCAGTTGTGGTCAGATTTACGGTACAGAGGGTGCCAAATCACCCTGTCCACCTCTGGTGCTGTGAATCAGACTTCCTCCTGACTGTGCTTTATCTGCTCTTGGAAAGTACCTCCTCTTCCTGATGTCTGAGCCTGCAAAAAATAGCCAGTTGCCACAGCACACAGGAGAAGTTGTGTCCTGTATGTTTTGTAAGCAGGACACAGATTTGACTATCAAATATGGGAATTAATTCTTGTTTTATACATGATTTTAACATCCCTAGGTAAGTCTCAGAGGCCTCACCTAAAGTGAGTGTCCTAGTAGATGCTGGTCCCTCCAGCACCCAGTGGTACTGAGCTGAAAGCTCCAGGTAGGGATCTCACAGCGTCCCCTTTCACCtcaggctgattttttttcaagtgaaaaacaAGTGCTAAAGAAAACTGAGTTTGTGTTCTTTTTAGTTCTTAATTTTGTTGAAAGTAGatcagatattaaaaataacggtcagtaataaaaatgttctcacactttttctggttttgtttgactggtttgtttcttttagatTTCACTGCAATATCAGTAACAGTCAGTCTTCCTTGATTTTGCTCCTTTCTTGCCTTATCTGAATTCAATGGTATAGAGTTTGCctcttttcagcctttttcttgGAGCAGCAGCATgctaaatatttaacaaatgtaaacacttttttttttgttttaataagcaTTTGTACTAAACAGGAACTTATAAAAATCCAAGTAATTAGAATCTCTTCTAGACTTAACTCTGTTAACCAGCCTTAatgttttcctgagaaaaagtgataaaacctgatttttctACTGGAGTTAAGATGACAACGGAACAAACCTAGAAACAAAACTGGAGTGCTGCCAAAATTTGTGGGTTTactccaaacaaaaaaaaaatccacccacaagtgctattttttttgaTCATGCAGTGTGCCTTCAGCACAAGAACACTTTAACAAGACAGACACATATTTTAACTGTTCTTCCAGAACACAAATGTGAAATTATTCATAGATTCCAGTGTTGAGATTTGTGGTCAAACAAGCTGTCCTTATTTGTTTCACTTGCCAATTCTCTGCTGCAATGAGACGTCAGCTTCCTCTCGGTTTGAGACCTCAGCTTCCCCTCAGCTAATGCGTACTCAGAAAAGTTTGAGGTATTTAGAGgggtaaaagcagaaaaagagaagaactcACATCATGCCTAAGttaaatgagaagaaaacacGCTGTGGGAAGTCCTGGTCTCTAGGCTGGTTCCCTGCCCAGCTTTGAAAGAGGTTTTGTAAACAGCAGTGCCAAACAATTGCCATGCAAacatgcaaaaccagaaaatagcACAAATATACGCTTATTACCTTTCTGTCAGTGTTTTTTGCTAATGTATTTTTGCTAATCATGTACTTTTGGTAATTACATAGCATGAGCGAGATGGACTATTTACAGTCCCCAGCAGGTACCACCATACATTGAGCAGCCAGGGCTGAAACCTGTAGAGTGAAGAGCGGGGTGGCGAGGCTTTACCTGGGACTGTGCCTGAAGGTTGAGGAATTCACCCGGTATCTCCTCCCATAACTTCTCGTTGCAGGGTATTTTGGCCAGCTTCGTGTGGCACTCTTCTCCTTTATCTTTACACACGAGGTTCTTTATCAGGCGGTTCCCGCTGGCCGCGCACTCGTAGAAGCTGGCTCTGAGCAGGGCCACGGCAATCCAGGTGAGGGGGGCTACCGAGGCTCTGGCTGTCACCGGCACCAGCACCACGCAGTAGCGGGTGCAGGTTCCCCAGGGCCTGCAGCTGCAGCGCTTCTCCTGAGGGCAGCTGCCTGTCAGCAGCCGCCATGTCCTGGCGTTCACCATGTAGCCAAGCAGAAAGAGGATGAAGGCAGGCACTATGAGGAAGACAGAGCCATACAGCATGTTCCCAGAATTGCAGGGACACTTGAACACCACAGAGGAGAAGATGTGCTCGCTGGCAGCCGTCAGCAGGGACACAATGCTGTAACCCAGAATGGTCTGGTGGCGGATGCAGAAATCCAGCGCCCCACGTAACTTAtccattttctgcctcttcttactttgaggagagaaaaatctcagtcagaaaagaaaaagagaaagacaaatgtCCTGAAGCTCCCACAGCTTAAAGAAGCTCACAGAGCTTTCACTTTCTGTTTTTGGTGGTGATGCAGTGAGGCATAGAAGCAGCTCTCCTTAGAGGAAACAGAAGAGCACAGGCTCACTGTGCAGTGTCAAGGTTAAGTGCAGACCACAGTGGAAACCAACCCCAGTAATCAACATCAAAACAGCAAATCTCTATCTTTGTTTCTATAAAAATAGTATGTATTTGTCCACACATGCCTGCATTGTGACTAGCAATGGCTTAAACCTCCTCATCTTTTCAGTGAAGCTTTTGAGTGAGGCAACAGATTCAAAGTGTGAACAAAATGTGAGATAACCACCCAGAACTGTGTACAGTTTTTTATCCTGCCTTACTATTAGCAGTACAATGTGGCTTGTTCTCTTATGGAAGAAACTTCAACTATAATCATGTTAATTTTTCAAGCTAATTGATTAATCTTTTTAAAGTAGTCAGAGCAAATTAGCCTGTGCACACAGAGCAATGACCCAGCAAGTGGTTTCCACTGAAGCTCCAGCTACCGCAGTACCACTTGTCAGGAGTCAGACTTTGGACTCCCTCCTCCATATCAGGTAGTGGCAGCTTTGTAGCCCAGAAAAAACCCACTCCTAAACCAGCAGAAACTAAGCAGATGGCATGAAgtggaaaaatgatggaaaaggcttgcataatgaataaaaatttgCTTCCAGAATCTGTAGGTTTCATTCCCACCCTGAGGGAGCCAGACCAGGCTCCTAGCTAAGGTTTGTCTTGTCTAAATCTAGATGAGGTGAACTGGCACTGAGAATTAAGGAAGCTGAAGCTTTGTTGCTTGCTCATAGCTGTGTAGCAGAAGCTCTCTGAGGCAATGTAGGCAGTGTGGTAGTTTACTGTTGTCACATGCTTGATGTGACACACAGATGTGCAGCCAGCTGGGGAGCTGGTGGTCACTGTCATCTTCTCTGCCACAACCACTTATCTGGGATTTTAGAGTCAAAATCACCTGCCTCTCGCATGAACGGGGAGCTCTCTGGTCTCACTGGGTGCATCAGCAATATGAAATCACCCTGATCAGATTGTGAATGTTGTAATTTATACTTCACTGATTCTTCCTTGGCATTGTCATGGCAAAGAGGTTAACCACAAAGCCAGAGCCTTACCCCAGGCTCAGGCAAACATTGCCTCCAGCTGGGCCAGCCTGATTTTGGTACTGGCTACTTCAGGCAAGACAGCAAGGCGTGATGCTGCCTGTATGACGCCGTGCTCTACCCAGGGCTGCAAGAACCAAGCATGCTGGAAATACAATGGCTTGTCAAAACTCTGTGAGAACCTAAATGACTTTCAATGAACCTTGGGGGTCGTTTAAACCTTCCAAAGGGTCCTTGCAGCTCTTTGGACAGCTGAGTAGATAGCACAGAGGCACCAGAGCCGGCAGCACTGGTGCTGGTGGTAGCCGGGCTCACACCAGATGTGCTGTGCTCAGCaccaagctgctgctgcagaggaaaaCATGACACTAACTGAAAGTCTTACCTTGGTCTGGAGGAGATTTTGCTTTGTTACTATGCAGCAGTATAATATAAAGACATAAACccaaaaaaggaagtaaaaccAGCAAGAGTGAATCAGACTGAAGGTTGAGTTAGTCTGATCATCTCTTGGTTACAGCGGATAGCTGGGGAGGAACACAGGAACAAGGGAAGCAAGCTCAGGAATGTACTCACACCCCGTGAATCTGCATTTCAGGGATTTCCTTTGCATCTAACACCTGTTGAGGTATTTCTCCTGTAAATTGGTCTGGTTTCAGTTTTAACCCATGCAGATTTTTTAACATCCAAAACATTATACAGCAAGTGTGCTTAACCTTCATTCTAACCTGACACCACTTCATTCAATGCCCCCAAGTTctggaaggggaagaaagaaaacagtggatCCCTACCTGGTGTCTCCATCAACTCATGATCTTGTACAACTTCATCAtagcctcctcttttccaggctgaggAGCCCCTAATATATTTAGTCATTCCTTGTCTGATGTATACCtttgtatacttttttttttaatccatgttGCCAGCTGAACCATTCTCTAGGATTCAGGTATCATTTTTCACATGAGGGGAAATGGGGGCTATACCAGCTTTGCGGTGCATTGAAGGTACAGCTGAACCACAGTTTGCTACAATGGTGTACTGACAtgactttgttttctatttccttGTGATGATTTCTAGAATTTTGACTGCTTTTTGATCATCCATGAAGCACTGAGTTGATATTTTAGTGAGCCAtgtattataataaaaaaatctcagtcttGAGGTGTAATCTCAAGCAGCTCAGAGTCTAcccatgtatatatatatatgaaggtAGGATTTGGCTTCACTTTGAACACAACTTCCTCTACAGTGAATTTGACCTGCCATTTTGCTTTCTGGTCAGGCAGCGTATCTGCAGTTCTTTAAAGCAGaggtttgtttttaactatCCAGAATAACTTTGTATTATTGGCAAGTATTGTTGCCTTGATTTTTACCTAGAGGCAGCTAGAGGCAATGGTTACCGTACCTTGAAACCAGAATTCACCATGTCTGAAAAAGTCTTAGTGGATGTTGGGATGGCAGAAATAACAGAAGCAAGGTGAAATCTCTGCAAAGGCACCTCATTGCGAAGACAGGGACATGGGCTGCCTCTGAGAATCCCTGGTTTAGCAAGGGAACCTAACAACCAGAACAGCTGTCTGGAGCAGATCATGACCGCACAGGGAAAAGAGTACAGCCAAGAAATCCCACTACTTCACTTGCTGAACCTAATTTTAGCAGTGTTTGATTTGTCTGTAATAAAATATCATTTCAGAAACAAGCTTTCTGGGACAAGGGAAGGGAGCTCTGTGTGAGAAAGGATTAACTCTCCCCTCCAAGCAAACGTGTTCCCAGTAAACACTCGCAGAaaggtgggagagggaggagggactACCCTGTTTGGGAAGTGGGGGAGCAGCTGTGCTAGGAGTTACTGTGCGGGGCGCAGGGGGACTGAAGAGGATCCCgggtgggaggagacacagggCCAGGGACTGTGGAACACTACGGCGGCTTTTGGCATGTGTTCACCTCAGAGCATAGTGCTCTCTCTAGAAGGGCAGCTCTTTCTTGCCCTCTAAATTAACGCTTGCCTTGCCACAACAGCTGTGAAGTATTAACTGGaaagtgttcagaaaaatagttttctgttaAAGAACCCATAATTCCAGTTTAatggtttgtggggtttttttgcattgatTTGCATTAAATTTCACGCCTTCCAAGGGGGATGAAAACAATGCCAGAGtgaaaaagacagacatttttagaacaaaattattgtttttcttattagaaacatcttttaattttgaaatacactGTATTAAAATGAAGGGGTCAGCTGAAAACAAATTggcttatttaatattttgtcaAGTTTCTCCTTGATGTTTAAATTTCTGTCCATTCATTTGCAGCTGAACGAATCTCAGACATTTTCTAGGTGGAAAAAGGTGTAGTGTAACTAGTTCTGTGGTTGTATGAAATGCATAATACTGGTCTTAAATGCAGCATTTGTGTGTGGGCGCACGTGCATGCTGGGGGCTTTGCCAGTGCATATTGAGTAAATCTTCTTTTAGTCACGTTAGTAAGTCCTTACAATAGGTTAGTTTTTGGCGGGACATTTGCTATTTGTTTGGAATGGCAAAagactggttttatttttctacaaatcATTCTCTTTCTAGCTGCTCCAACCAAGGCCCATTCTGTCCCAAATTCCTGTCATTAGTCTTATCAAGCTCAACATCCTCTTTACATGATTCATCTAAAATCTTGTACATCCACAGATGCAATGGAAAAGAGCATCTCAGCACTGGCTTTCCTTTCATAACAACTGGACTTGCTTCTTCAAGTGAAAGAGTTGTAAGCTGCATTTCTCAGTGCCCCATCAGAAAGACATATGGAAAAGTCTTTTTATTCTAGGAAAATTCTTGTAACGCCTTTTGTCTCGTTCCAGGTGAAATTAATGCTTAACTAGTGGGGGCCTTGTCCACAAGCAGATCTGCACCTACCCTCCAGGTGGACTGGCCTCCCCTGGAGGCCCATTACCTCAGTTTGTGAAACCGAGAAAGTTATTCTGACTTTACGGTCAAACCAGTCTTCTTACATGTTTGTGAAGTGTCACACAGCTCAGTGGCACCACATAAATCACTAACAGTACTAATGCttagcagagcagcagcctgagAAGTACCACTGTGACTGGGCCTGTACAGCTTACAAGCATTTGTGTACATTATCCTGCTATTTTAAGGCATTACATTTATTAGCAGTTTTTggctgaaaatgaattttagtGGGTAGGAAGGAACCAGGTCTGCAAAACCAAGCGTAGCTCTGAAGGAGGCTCTGACAGGTGAGCTCTGGTACAGAGTCACACAAGCCATTGCACTCATTTTCTCTTGCTAttatttgctgctgctcttttaaCACTACAGGCCCACTCCAGGTCTCCCATGGACAGGGAGGGTCCTGTAACCCAGCTCAAGTGTCCTGCAGCAACCAGCAGTGTGAGGGCTTTACTATTCGATCTACACTAATCTACAATCTATATATGCCATAAATAAGTCTTCACGATTCTTTAAGTGTTGGCTGTGGGTTAAGTGAAAAATTGTGAGTTTATAAGAGAATATATGATATTTTCACAGGATTAGAAAGGTAGAAATTGTCAGGTTTTATGATGAAATTAAGGAGCCTTAGTGAGGCAGATTATAGAGTTAATTGATTTGTCATCTGGTAAATCACCCTAGGTAGTCAACTAGTCAGttctgagaaaacaaagctcAGTCTTTTTCATTTACTATGGAAAATGAAATGCCATAAAATTACTTTGCAAATGTAAGCACATtaaacccaaaatatttctatacttttattataaatgttttttattccatgtgtccttgctttcttcagGTTATGCCATCATATCTTGCTGTCTTGGAATTGCTGAATAGCTGAGAT
This region of Nyctibius grandis isolate bNycGra1 chromosome 1, bNycGra1.pri, whole genome shotgun sequence genomic DNA includes:
- the CALHM6 gene encoding calcium homeostasis modulator protein 6; the encoded protein is MDKLRGALDFCIRHQTILGYSIVSLLTAASEHIFSSVVFKCPCNSGNMLYGSVFLIVPAFILFLLGYMVNARTWRLLTGSCPQEKRCSCRPWGTCTRYCVVLVPVTARASVAPLTWIAVALLRASFYECAASGNRLIKNLVCKDKGEECHTKLAKIPCNEKLWEEIPGEFLNLQAQSQLIGWLLIASITTVALISTCVSRCYSPVSYLQLKFWKIYSKQEQELFEIKAKEHAARLAEINMNCFFEATDPAPFQTPSNEDWQKISFLYTFNSQEQYYSMIHKYVNTNRGNSVRFGEGDQNPPVLGFVDEGSESGF